One window from the genome of Jeotgalibaca sp. MA1X17-3 encodes:
- a CDS encoding ABC transporter permease — translation MTKQSRYWFSAPYVLWLGLFVIAPILLILYQSFFDIAGNFTLDNYVAYFTSFNYLSMTLNSFLYAFLITLTTFLISYPTALFLSRTKNKQLWLSLIILPTWINLLLKAYAFIGLFSQSGTVNHFLGFLGIAPQQILFTDFSFIFVAAYIELPFMILPIFNSIEEINPSLTMASYDLGATQWETIKKVIFPLSMSGVRSGFQAVFIPSLSLFMLTRLIGGNRVITLGTAVEQHFLVTQNWGMGSTIGVILIIAMLLIMKLTGEKKARKKV, via the coding sequence ATGACAAAACAATCTAGATATTGGTTTTCAGCACCATATGTATTATGGTTGGGCTTGTTTGTGATTGCACCGATTCTCTTAATTCTTTATCAATCATTTTTTGATATTGCAGGGAATTTTACACTCGACAACTATGTAGCATACTTTACTTCATTCAACTATTTATCCATGACTCTGAATTCTTTTCTATATGCCTTTTTAATTACCTTAACAACTTTTTTAATTAGTTATCCTACGGCATTATTTTTAAGTAGAACAAAAAATAAACAATTATGGCTATCTCTTATTATTTTACCAACTTGGATTAATCTATTATTAAAGGCATATGCTTTTATTGGGTTATTTAGTCAAAGTGGTACTGTTAATCATTTCTTAGGCTTTCTAGGAATCGCTCCCCAACAAATCTTGTTTACTGATTTTAGTTTTATTTTTGTAGCAGCTTATATTGAGCTTCCCTTTATGATTTTGCCTATTTTTAATTCCATTGAGGAAATTAATCCTTCCTTAACGATGGCTAGTTATGATTTAGGAGCAACTCAATGGGAAACGATTAAAAAAGTAATTTTCCCTTTAAGTATGAGTGGAGTTCGTAGTGGCTTTCAAGCTGTATTTATTCCTTCTTTATCTTTGTTTATGTTAACTAGACTGATCGGGGGAAATCGTGTAATTACATTAGGTACTGCGGTTGAACAACATTTTCTTGTTACCCAAAATTGGGGAATGGGTTCTACCATTGGAGTCATTTTGATTATTGCCATGCTACTCATTATGAAGCTAACCGGTGAAAAGAAAGCGAGGAAAAAAGTATGA
- a CDS encoding ABC transporter permease, producing the protein MKINKNSKWNNLFLTIVFLVLYIPIFYLIFYSFNAGGTMNEFTGFTWEHYQAVFEDTRLIGIVLNTLLVALLSALIATIIGTFGAIYIYYSKKHRTRQTLLSLNNILMVSPDVIIGASLLILFTIVGFSLGFASVLLSHIAFSIPIVVLMVLPKLHEMKDSMINAAQDLGANSWQVISRILLPSITPGILSGFFMAFTYSLDDFAVTFFVTGNGFSTLAVEIYSRARRGVSLEINALSALMFLFTLLLVLGNYFIQTYNQKRRDQKIKAIGYEQGEVLNG; encoded by the coding sequence ATGAAAATAAATAAAAATTCCAAATGGAATAATCTATTTTTGACAATCGTTTTCCTTGTTTTGTATATCCCTATTTTTTACTTAATTTTTTATTCATTCAATGCAGGTGGAACGATGAATGAATTTACTGGTTTTACTTGGGAACACTATCAAGCTGTATTTGAAGATACACGTTTGATTGGGATTGTTTTGAATACCCTATTAGTAGCTTTATTATCTGCCTTAATTGCTACGATAATTGGAACGTTTGGAGCTATTTATATTTATTATTCCAAAAAACATAGAACCAGACAAACCCTTTTAAGCTTGAATAATATTTTAATGGTTTCTCCGGATGTTATTATTGGTGCTAGCTTACTTATTCTTTTTACAATAGTAGGCTTCAGCCTAGGCTTTGCGTCTGTATTATTAAGTCATATTGCCTTTTCGATTCCGATTGTTGTATTAATGGTTTTACCAAAACTTCATGAAATGAAAGACTCTATGATTAATGCAGCTCAAGATTTAGGAGCAAATTCTTGGCAAGTGATTTCACGAATACTTTTACCAAGCATTACTCCGGGTATATTAAGTGGCTTTTTTATGGCTTTTACGTATTCATTAGATGATTTTGCAGTTACTTTTTTTGTAACGGGAAATGGATTCAGCACACTAGCAGTCGAAATTTATTCACGTGCTCGTCGAGGTGTTAGTCTTGAAATTAATGCATTGAGCGCGTTGATGTTTCTGTTCACATTGTTATTAGTTTTGGGTAACTATTTTATTCAAACCTATAATCAAAAGAGACGGGATCAAAAAATAAAAGCAATAGGCTATGAGCAAGGTGAGGTGTTGAATGGATGA
- a CDS encoding PotD/PotF family extracellular solute-binding protein, whose translation MKRLTIVMTSILVVCVGLVFGIQYLNRTQGFTGDNTLTIYNWGDYIAPELLEKFEDETNYKISYETFDSNEAMYTKINQGGTAYDLTIPSEYMIERMRDEGMLQELDLSRVNGLEHIDSRFLDQAFDKGNRYSIPYFWGTLGIVYNDKFIEKEPSTWNDLWNPDYKNSLMLIDGAREIMGIGLQSEGYSLNEENPEILTRITEKLKQMTPNVKAIVADEIKMYMIQEEAAMAVTFSGEASEMLDENEHLHYVIPDEGTNIWFDNVVIPKTARNIDGAYAFINFLLDPENAAINAEYVGYSTPNADAIERLDSEITEDEQFYPSDEEIANMEVYENLGPELLGIYNDLFLEVKMFRK comes from the coding sequence ATGAAACGACTTACGATTGTAATGACTTCTATATTGGTCGTGTGTGTAGGCTTAGTTTTTGGTATTCAATACTTAAATAGAACGCAAGGATTTACAGGTGACAATACGTTAACCATTTATAATTGGGGAGATTATATTGCACCAGAATTATTAGAAAAATTCGAAGATGAAACAAATTATAAAATATCTTATGAAACCTTTGACTCCAATGAAGCCATGTACACAAAAATCAATCAAGGTGGTACAGCTTATGATTTAACAATTCCTTCTGAATATATGATTGAACGGATGAGAGATGAAGGAATGTTACAGGAGCTTGATCTTTCCAGAGTGAATGGATTGGAACACATCGACTCTCGATTTTTGGACCAAGCGTTTGATAAAGGAAATCGTTACTCCATTCCTTATTTCTGGGGAACTTTAGGAATTGTTTATAATGATAAATTTATTGAAAAAGAACCTTCAACTTGGAATGATTTATGGAATCCTGATTATAAAAATAGTTTGATGTTAATTGACGGAGCTAGGGAAATCATGGGGATTGGCCTTCAAAGTGAGGGCTATTCTTTAAATGAGGAAAATCCTGAAATCCTTACTAGGATTACAGAGAAACTGAAGCAGATGACTCCGAACGTAAAAGCGATTGTTGCTGATGAAATAAAAATGTATATGATTCAAGAAGAAGCTGCAATGGCGGTTACTTTTTCTGGAGAAGCTAGCGAAATGTTAGACGAAAATGAACATCTACACTATGTGATTCCTGATGAAGGAACGAATATATGGTTTGATAATGTAGTTATTCCAAAAACAGCTCGCAATATAGATGGAGCTTATGCTTTTATAAATTTCCTATTGGACCCTGAAAATGCAGCAATTAATGCTGAATATGTTGGTTACTCCACACCAAATGCAGATGCTATTGAACGATTAGATTCTGAGATTACAGAAGATGAACAGTTCTATCCATCTGACGAAGAGATTGCTAATATGGAAGTATATGAAAATTTAGGACCAGAATTATTAGGGATTTATAATGATTTATTCTTAGAAGTTAAAATGTTTCGTAAATAA
- a CDS encoding DUF1801 domain-containing protein yields the protein MYELKTKETDENVMDFIEKVESVKKREDAYQLIDIFTEVTGLEAKMWGPSIIGFGKYHYKYKSRHEGDAPLVGFSPRKAKISLYLAVGDESREDILKDFGKHTTGKACVYVNKLADIDILVLKKLIRESVKFTQKNYPE from the coding sequence ATGTACGAATTAAAGACAAAAGAAACGGATGAGAATGTTATGGATTTCATCGAAAAAGTCGAAAGTGTGAAGAAACGAGAAGATGCGTATCAATTAATAGATATCTTCACTGAAGTGACGGGATTAGAAGCAAAAATGTGGGGACCAAGCATTATTGGATTTGGAAAATATCATTATAAGTATAAATCGAGACATGAAGGTGATGCACCTTTAGTTGGTTTTTCGCCACGGAAAGCGAAGATCAGTTTGTATTTAGCTGTAGGCGACGAAAGTAGAGAAGATATACTTAAAGATTTTGGTAAACATACTACTGGAAAAGCTTGTGTATACGTCAATAAGTTAGCGGACATTGATATTTTGGTTCTAAAAAAATTAATTCGAGAGTCTGTAAAATTTACACAGAAAAACTATCCAGAATAA
- the sdaAA gene encoding L-serine ammonia-lyase, iron-sulfur-dependent, subunit alpha, giving the protein MYQLVKELVLDAEQKQVPISELMVRQEMEKTHRSREDIWEQMRKNYRVMKEAVEKGLTDEGVFSPTGLTGGEAVKLRNYRKKGTSLSGDDLLIAVESAIATNEVNASLGIICATPTAGSSGTLPGVMFGIKDKLALTEDQMIQMLFCASGFGMVIANNAMISGAAGGCQAEVGSASGMAAAAAVEIAGGTPDQCAEAMAMAISNLLGLVCDPVAGLVEIPCVKRNAIGAVNGLISADMALAGLTNKIPADDVIDALYRIGKSLPPSLRETGLGGLAATREGVRLKMKIFGTELNVNEDGFSINE; this is encoded by the coding sequence ATGTATCAACTTGTAAAAGAACTCGTGTTAGATGCTGAACAAAAGCAGGTTCCTATTTCCGAATTGATGGTCCGTCAAGAAATGGAAAAAACACATCGAAGTCGGGAAGATATCTGGGAGCAGATGCGCAAAAATTATCGTGTAATGAAAGAAGCAGTTGAAAAAGGATTAACCGATGAGGGAGTGTTTTCACCAACGGGACTTACCGGTGGTGAAGCAGTAAAATTACGAAACTATCGTAAAAAAGGAACTTCACTCTCCGGTGATGACCTCTTAATTGCTGTTGAAAGCGCGATTGCAACTAATGAAGTAAACGCATCTTTAGGAATTATTTGTGCAACCCCTACTGCTGGGTCATCGGGAACCCTTCCCGGCGTAATGTTTGGTATTAAAGATAAATTAGCCTTAACAGAAGACCAAATGATTCAAATGCTTTTTTGTGCTAGTGGATTTGGCATGGTCATTGCTAATAATGCAATGATCTCTGGTGCTGCAGGAGGTTGCCAAGCAGAAGTCGGAAGTGCTTCTGGAATGGCAGCAGCGGCTGCTGTAGAGATTGCAGGAGGTACTCCTGACCAATGTGCAGAAGCAATGGCGATGGCCATAAGTAATCTACTAGGATTAGTTTGTGATCCGGTTGCTGGATTAGTTGAAATTCCATGTGTGAAGCGCAATGCGATTGGAGCTGTGAATGGCTTAATTTCTGCAGATATGGCTTTAGCAGGACTTACCAATAAGATTCCTGCGGATGATGTGATCGATGCCCTTTATCGCATTGGAAAAAGTTTACCTCCCTCTTTGCGAGAAACAGGTTTGGGTGGCTTAGCTGCTACTCGAGAAGGCGTTCGGTTAAAAATGAAAATTTTCGGTACAGAATTAAATGTAAACGAAGATGGATTTTCAATCAATGAATAA
- a CDS encoding serine dehydratase beta chain — translation MANTYHSVFDIIGPIMVGPSSSHTAGALSLGKAAAQLFTHIPKKIIIHYYESFADTHLGHGTDFAILGGILGLAADDPLLPKSIEMARSQNIEVSFIEEKGESPIGHPNTAKMILERDDLQIVVTGCSIGGGSIQLNEVELEDFKMTINGNLPLFFIKQNIFHQNLYSMDDWNLFFSQKNYHLSDIRIFREQSSEWIVLYLETSPSQEMMEEINQLLFVEQAILIR, via the coding sequence ATGGCTAATACGTATCACAGTGTGTTTGATATCATTGGACCGATTATGGTTGGTCCTTCCAGTTCCCACACTGCAGGGGCATTATCTTTAGGAAAAGCTGCTGCTCAATTATTTACGCATATACCCAAAAAAATAATCATCCATTACTATGAATCTTTTGCAGATACGCATTTAGGACATGGAACAGATTTTGCGATATTAGGTGGGATTTTAGGGTTAGCTGCCGATGATCCTTTACTTCCAAAATCTATTGAAATGGCACGATCTCAAAATATTGAAGTTTCCTTTATTGAAGAAAAAGGTGAATCTCCCATTGGTCATCCAAATACCGCAAAAATGATTTTAGAAAGAGATGACCTTCAAATCGTAGTTACAGGTTGCTCTATTGGAGGAGGTTCTATTCAGCTGAATGAGGTTGAATTAGAGGATTTCAAAATGACTATTAATGGAAATTTGCCTCTTTTCTTTATTAAGCAAAACATTTTTCATCAAAATTTATATTCTATGGATGACTGGAATTTGTTTTTCAGTCAGAAAAACTATCATCTTTCTGATATACGAATATTCCGTGAGCAAAGTTCCGAGTGGATTGTCCTTTACTTGGAGACTTCTCCTTCACAAGAAATGATGGAAGAGATTAACCAATTATTATTCGTCGAACAAGCAATCTTGATTAGATAG
- the rpiA gene encoding ribose-5-phosphate isomerase RpiA, whose product MNLKKMVGIKAAEYIKNDMIVGLGTGSTAYFFVEELGRLINEEGLRIIGVTTSDRTQEQALALGIPLKSVDEVAQIDLTVDGADEISNDFQGIKGGGAAHLYEKIVANHSKKVVWIVDQSKMVEQLGAFPLPLEVIKYGSQQVFRILEEKGYKPTFRKQADGTNYLTDENNYIIDLHLGVIENPHALAEELDRMTGIVEHGLFLNRVQTVLIGSEKGVEVRESTF is encoded by the coding sequence ATGAATTTAAAAAAAATGGTAGGGATAAAAGCAGCAGAATATATCAAAAATGATATGATTGTTGGGTTGGGAACCGGATCAACTGCTTATTTTTTTGTAGAAGAATTAGGTCGTCTGATCAATGAAGAAGGATTAAGAATTATAGGAGTGACTACTTCAGATCGTACGCAAGAACAAGCTCTTGCTTTGGGGATTCCATTAAAAAGTGTAGATGAAGTAGCACAAATTGACCTTACTGTAGATGGGGCAGATGAAATTAGCAACGATTTCCAAGGAATAAAAGGTGGTGGTGCTGCACATCTTTATGAAAAAATAGTCGCAAATCATTCCAAAAAAGTTGTTTGGATTGTAGATCAATCAAAAATGGTGGAGCAATTGGGGGCATTTCCTTTACCTCTTGAGGTCATTAAATATGGTTCCCAACAAGTATTCCGTATATTAGAAGAAAAAGGGTACAAACCAACCTTCCGTAAACAAGCAGACGGAACGAATTATTTAACCGATGAGAATAACTATATTATTGATTTACATTTGGGAGTTATTGAAAATCCTCATGCACTAGCTGAAGAACTAGATCGAATGACGGGTATTGTGGAGCATGGACTTTTCTTGAATCGTGTTCAAACCGTCTTAATTGGTTCAGAAAAAGGAGTAGAAGTAAGAGAATCTACATTTTAA
- a CDS encoding pyrimidine-nucleoside phosphorylase, whose protein sequence is MRMVELIKKKQEKKELTKNEIQYIMEGYTNDEIPDYQVSAWAMAVYFNDMTDHERMALTVAIAESGDQIDLSKIEGIKVDKHSTGGVGDTTTLILAPLVASVGVPVAKMSGRGLGHTGGTIDKLEAIPGFHIEMDQEEFIDLVNRHKIAVIGQSGNLCPADKKLYALRDVTSTVDSLPLIASSIMSKKIASGADAIVLDVKVGAGAFMKTTEKAEELAHAMVTIGKLAGRNTMAIISDMNQPLGIAVGNALEVEEAIETLKGRGPSDLEELCLELGAQMVYLGGKAESISQAKTMLKEKLHSGEALEKFKEFIENQGGDSRVIDDYQRLPQAKFQKNIQAEEDGFVTEIIADLIGRAAMELGAGRATKESKIDLAAGLKVLKKVGDPVSKGDVLVTLYANTEKFEQSEKMVREAYSIGKEQIHLTLIHETITD, encoded by the coding sequence ATGAGAATGGTAGAACTAATTAAGAAAAAACAAGAAAAGAAAGAACTTACGAAAAATGAGATTCAATATATTATGGAAGGGTACACGAACGATGAGATTCCAGATTATCAAGTCAGTGCTTGGGCAATGGCTGTTTATTTTAATGATATGACGGATCATGAACGTATGGCGCTAACAGTAGCGATTGCTGAATCGGGTGATCAAATTGATCTTTCAAAAATAGAAGGAATCAAGGTAGATAAACATTCTACTGGCGGAGTGGGAGATACGACTACTCTTATCTTAGCTCCATTAGTTGCAAGTGTGGGTGTTCCAGTTGCAAAAATGAGTGGTAGAGGCTTAGGTCATACAGGTGGAACGATTGATAAATTAGAAGCGATCCCTGGTTTTCACATTGAAATGGATCAAGAAGAGTTTATTGATTTAGTAAATCGTCATAAGATTGCTGTTATTGGACAATCGGGAAATCTTTGTCCTGCTGATAAAAAATTGTATGCATTACGTGATGTGACGAGTACAGTCGATTCATTACCGTTGATTGCTAGTTCTATTATGAGTAAAAAAATTGCTTCTGGTGCAGATGCAATTGTCTTGGATGTGAAGGTAGGCGCAGGTGCCTTTATGAAAACAACTGAAAAAGCAGAAGAACTAGCTCATGCAATGGTGACCATTGGAAAACTAGCAGGTAGAAATACAATGGCTATTATTTCTGATATGAATCAACCATTGGGAATTGCAGTAGGAAATGCTTTGGAAGTTGAAGAAGCTATCGAAACATTGAAGGGAAGAGGACCTTCTGACTTAGAGGAATTATGCTTGGAGTTAGGTGCACAAATGGTTTATCTTGGCGGAAAAGCAGAAAGTATTTCTCAAGCAAAAACAATGTTGAAAGAAAAGTTACATAGCGGAGAAGCTTTGGAAAAGTTCAAAGAATTCATTGAAAATCAAGGTGGAGACTCACGAGTGATTGATGACTACCAGCGATTACCACAAGCAAAATTCCAAAAGAATATACAAGCTGAGGAAGATGGCTTTGTAACAGAAATTATTGCTGATTTAATTGGAAGAGCTGCAATGGAGCTAGGGGCCGGACGTGCAACTAAAGAATCGAAGATTGATTTGGCTGCAGGCTTAAAAGTATTGAAAAAAGTTGGAGATCCTGTTAGTAAAGGAGATGTATTAGTTACGTTGTATGCTAACACAGAAAAATTTGAACAATCTGAAAAGATGGTTCGAGAAGCATATTCAATTGGTAAAGAACAAATACATCTAACACTCATTCATGAAACAATAACTGATTAA